The bacterium genomic sequence CTTTTTACCATATCCCTGCCGCTCACGCTCGCCATCTTGGACGGTATGATCGTACGCGTAGGCGCAGAGCATTACATCATCCCCATCACCAGCATAATCGAGACGATGCGCCCCAAACCTGGTGAGGTGAAGAGCGTGGAAGGGCATGCTGAAGTGCTTAATGTGCGCGGTGAGTTCATTCCCATCATCTACATCCACCGCATCTTCTCGATTGAGAAGGCGGAAGCCGACCCCGCCAAGGCATTGGTCGTGCTGGTGGAAGGCAACGGCATGAAGCTTGGGCTGGTGGTCGATGAGTTGATTGGCCAGCAGCAGGTCGTCATTAAAAGCCTGGAAGCGAATGCAGACCCCGTTAAAGGCATTTCAGGCGCAACCATTCTGGGTGATGGCAGAGTTTCTTTAATATTAGATATCAATGGTCTAAAGGCGCTTCATCAACAAAAGCCGCACTTAGAGCTGGTAGCATAGGGAGAGCAATATGAATGAGGCAACGGACTCACATCTCAGCGCACAGCAATTCCTCACCTTCACAATTGGGCAGGAGGAATATGGTGTGGACATCATGACCGTGCGTGAAATTAAGGGCTGGCAGGAGACGACGCGTCTGCCCAATACACCGGATTTCATGCGCGGTGTGATGAACCTTCGAGGGCTTATCATACCGATTTTCGATTTACGTATGCGGTTTCACCAGCATCTCACGGAAGCAACGTTGAAGCATGTAGTGATCATCCTCGCGCTGGGGGAGCGCAATATCGGCATACTGGTGGATACTGTTTCTGACATTCTGGACGTTAGCTCTGAGCAGATCAAACCCCCGCCTGGCGCCGAAGACAATGCCAACACGGATTACATAAACGGCCTTATCTCCCTGGAGGATCGAATGGTCGTGCTGCTGGGGGTGGAGCATCTGTTTGATCCTGCCACTACCCAACGCGTTGCCGCCTAACATTTAATTCTATAACGAGGAGTATCCTATGTTTAGCCTATCCCGCACCGCCGAAATCCAGGAAATGAAAGCCCGGCTTGAAGCGCTTGATCAGTCACAGACCATGATCGAAATGGATATGGCTGGCCATATAATGAATGCCAATTCCAACTTCCTTGACCTGCTTGGTTACAATTTAAGAGAGGTTCAAGGCAAAAAGCTGTCCCAGCTTTTGAAACATGTTGGTAGCAAGGCCGACACCGTGCAACAGGAGGTTTTGGCAAAAATACAATCCGGCGAAACCTGCAGCCGCAAGCTTCGCTTTAACACACGCGATGATAAAGAATGCTGGATGTTTGGGCAGCTGATGCCCGTATTGGATGCGCAAAGCAAACCGTGCAAAGCACTGGGTATTTTACAGGATTGGAACGAGCAGCATAAGATTCTTGAAGAAACGGAAGAGCTTCGTGTCTTCAAGAGCACCGCCAATCTGACCAGTATTGTCTCCGAAGCGGACCTGAAGGGCGACATTGTTACCATCAACGATAAATTCCTGGAAGTTTCCAAATATCCCGCCAAGGAGCTGATCGGCCATGGACATAATACTACCCGCCATCCAGACATGCCAAAAGAAGTGTTCAAGGAAATGTGGGATACAATTAGCCGCGGCGAGACATTCCGCGGTGTGGTGAAGAACCGGGCCAAAGACGGCACGCCCTATTGGGTGGATGCGGTGATTTCTCCCGTACTCGGGGAGAATGGCAAGCCAAAGAAATATATCGGGATACGCTACGATATCACAAATCTGGAGATGGAACGGCGAACTGCGGCGAGTGTCTTCGAAGCCATTGGTAAATCGCAGGCAGTGATCGAATTCAATATGGACGGTACCATCATCACCGCCAATGAAAATTTCCAGAATGCACTAGGCTATACGCTGGATGAGATCAAAGGCAAGCATCACCGTATGTTCGTGGACCGTACCTACGGCAGCAGTAACGAATACCGTCAGTTCTGGGATAGCTTGAACCGCGGTGAATATCAGCAAGCGGAATATAAGCGCTTCGGTAAAGGCGGAAAAGAGATATGGATTCAAGCAACTTACAGCCCAATTCTGGATATTAACGGCAAGCCTTACAAGGTCATCAAGTTCGCTACCGACATTACCCAAATGGTACTTACGCGAACGGAGAACGAACAAGGCATGAACGAGGCGGTAAAAGTACTTACCGGCATTGCTTCAGGTAATCTTACCCAAAAAATGGAGCTGGATTACCAGGGCACGTTTGGCGAAATCAAAAATGCGGTAAATGCCACGGTAGATAAGCTCTACGACATGGTGAAGGGTATTATTGAAGCGGCGCAATCGGTAAATTCAGCGGCTTCTGAGATCGCCTCTGGCTCAACCGATTTGTCCCAGCGTACGGAGGAACAAGCCTCCAGCCTGGAAGAAACCGCCGCCAGCATGGAACAGCTTACCGGCACCGTGCGGCAAAACTCCGAGAACGCCAAGAACGCCAACGAGCTGTCCACGAGTGCCAATCAGGTGGCAACCGATGGCGGGAAGGTGGTGGAAGAAGCCGTGTCCGCCATGGGATCGATCGAGAAATCCTCACAAAAAATCTCCGACATCATCGGTGTGATCGATGAAATCGCTTTCCAGACCAATCTTCTGGCCCTCAATGCGGCAGTGGAAGCGGCGCGCGCCGGAGATGCAGGCAAGGGCTTTGCGGTTGTGGCGGCAGAGGTGCGTTCGCTGGCCGGACGTTCGGCTTCGGCATCGAAGGAGATCAAAACACTCATAAACGAAAGCGCGAACCAGGTGAAGACTGGTGCGGAATTGGTCAATAAGGCAGGCTCCACGTTGAAGGATATCGTCGGTTCAGTGCAGAAAGTGGCGAGCATCGTATCCGAAATCGCCAGCGCCAGCCAAGAACAGGCCAGCGGTATTGATGAGATCAATACGGCGGTAACACAAATGGATGAAACCACCCAGCAAAACGCCGCATTGGTGGAGCAAAATACCGCGGCTGCACAATCAATGGTGGAACAGGCGCAGGCATTGGAAGGCCTGATGGCATTCTTCACCATCGATAATAGCGAAGAGCCTGCCGCATTAGTAAAACCGGCAATAGAGATAAAGTCATTCGAACGGCGTGCGAATTCCCCCCTGCGCAAGCCTGCCGCAAAGCCTAAAGCAGCAAATAAATCATCTGCGGCCAAAGTCTTGAAAATGGCAGGCGCTTCGTCAGCCGATGATAGCTGGCAGGAATTTTAATTCCTTAATTTTACAGGAACGCTGTTATGAGCAATACGGCCATATTTCGATCAGAAAGAGAATTCGCCTTCGGTGAACGTGAATTCCGTTTTCTTGGCCAGCTGGTGCACGATCATACGGGCATTGTGCTGGCGGCACACAAGCGGGATATGGTTTATTCTCGCCTTGCTCGCCGCCTGCGCGCGCTAGATCTGAAGGATTTTGCTAGTTATTGCGAACTATTGCAAAGCCCGGAAGGCGCAGCAGAAATGAGCAACCTGGTGAATGCCATCACCACCAATCTCACCAGCTTTTTCCGGGAAGGGCATCATTTCGAGCATTTGCGTGAACAGGTGCTGAAGCCTATGGCAAATAAAAGCGAAAAACACTTGCGTATCTGGTCATCGGCTTGCTCTTCTGGCATGGAACCCTATTCCATTGCCATGGTCATGAAAGCGGCGATTGCGAATATCGCTTCCTGGGACGCACGCATTCTAGCCACCGACATCGACACCAACATGGTGGAGAAAGGTAAAGCGGGCATCTATCCAAAGTCAGAGTTGGAAAATATCCCGACTACCTATCGCAGCATGCTCGATATCGACGGGCAACACTTGAGCATGTCGCCCGCTTTGAAAGAGTTAATCGCATTCAAGTACCTCAACCTGCTGGATACCTGGCCGATGAAAGGCCAGTTCGACGCGGTCTTCTGCCGTAACGTGGTGATTTATTTCGATAAACCCACCCAGGCAAAATTATTCTCACGCATCGCCGATCACATAAAGCCCGGTGGCTGGCTCTATATCGGTCATTCCGAGAACCTTACCAATATATGCGATCGTTTCGAACTTCGCGGGCGCACAATTTACCGGAGAATTAAATGATTGTGCGGCCTGATCATAAGATGCTGGAACGGCGCAAGAATGATGAATTGCCCGTTGATACGTATTTCCATGGCACGAAACGCTTCCATGATGCGAAAGAAGGCATCGATGTAGTTAAGATCTTCTCCGGCGATTGGTACGTCACTAAAAATTGCGAAATGCTAGCAACGATTCTCGGCTCCTGCGTAGCCGCATGTATCCGAGATCCCATCGCTCATGTCGGCGGCATGAACCATTTTTTGCTACCTGGCGATGAGAACACCGCGGTTTTGAGCGATGCGGCACGATACGGCGTATTCGCAATGGAAAGTTTGATTAACGGCATTCTGAAGGCGGGCGGACGTAAAGATAGATTGGAGATCAAAGTATTCGGGGGAGGCAATGTCATCAACAACTCTGCCCGCATCGGCTCAAAAAATGCAGCATTCATTCGCAGCTTCTTGAGCAAGGAGGGATTTACCATCGCCTCGCAAGATCTGGAAGGCGATTATCCCCGCCGTGTGCATTACTACCCCCAGACCGGGAAGGCGTTGGTACGTGCGCTTAAGCGCCGCGAGGACATGGCCGTGGTCCAGGAAGAGGCACGTTACACGCGCTCCATTAACGCCAAGCCCATTGAAGGTAACATTGAGCTGTTTTGATGAGCTGAATTATGAAACCAATCACTGTGCTCATTGTTGACGATTCCGCGCTCATTCGGCAGATGTTCACCGAACTGCTGAGCTCGGAGCCGGATATTCAAGTGCTGGATACGGCATGCGATCCGCTGGAGGCACGCGAAAAGATTAAACGATTAAATCCGGATGTGCTGACACTCGATATCGAAATGCCGAAAATGGACGGCCTTTCTTTCTTGGAGAAGATCATGGCGCTGCGGCCAATGCCGGTGATCATGATTTCCTCCCTCACGCAGCGTGGCGCGGACGCCACCTTGCGCGCTCTGGAAATCGGCGCGTTTGACGCCATCGCCAAACCAGTAGAGCACCAAACCGAGAAAACCATTGCCTTGCTAAAAAATGAACTTGTAGCGAAAGTACGCGCTGCCGCCAGCGCCAGAATCCAGCGGCGTGTCCGGACAAGCCCGCTCGAGGCATCAGGCATCATTCCTTTTTATCCTGCGATAGGCGCACGCCATGTCATCGCGATCGGGGCATCCACCGGTGGTGTGGAAACGCTAAAAGATATTTTTCAGCGCTTACCGGGCAATGCGCCGCCCATCGTTGTCACTCAGCATATGCCGGAGCGCTTTACGCGTTCTTTCGCTTCACGTCTCGACAGCGTTTCGCAGATGTGCGTGATGGAGGCGGCAGACGGTGACCGGCTGGCGACGGGACATGCCTATATTGCACCGGGCGACCGGCATTTGAAAGTTATACGCAAAGGCGGGGAGTTGATCTGCAAGCTGGAGGATGGGCCAAATGTATCCGGTCATAAACCTTCGGTAGATGTGCTGTTCCATTCGGTTGCTGAGGCGGCAGGACCGCAAGCGGTGGGGGTAATTTTGACCGGCATGGGCAAGGATGGTGCGGTGGGATTGAAGGCCATGCGCGACCATGGTGCCTTCACCATCGGCCAAAACGAGGCAAGCTGCGTGGTGTATGGGATGCCGGCTGTTGCTATGAAGATCGGCGCAGTTCAGATTGAAAAGTCATTGATTGATATACCAAAAACGCTTTTGCAGCATTGCGAGAAACGAGAGGAGCGCCCATGACGTTGGCCCGCGCATCAAACGCCTTTATGCTTGAACAAGACGTTGAGCCAAGTGCCTACCGGCTTGAGCATTCTCCTGAAGATGTCGCGCGTGCCTGTGCTGCCAGTGGTGCGCTAGAGCTGCTTGAATCGCTGCTTCCGGAAGCTGCCAGAGAAGTGGAGCGCGCCAGCTGCGATCTAACCGAGCGTTTTAAATCATTGGCCAACAGCGCTACCACGCAAAGCGAACTGGTACAGTCCCTGCTGATTGCGATCGGCAGTATTGACTTGGAAGATAAGAAAATTTCACTGCAGGAATTTACCAGTCTTTTCAGCACAACGGTGGACGATGCTATCGGCAAACTGCTTTTCGTCTCCAAAAAGGCCATTGAGATGGTCTATGGCATGGACGATGCGATCAAGAACCTGAAGGAGATCGAGCATTTCTCTAAAGAGGTGCAGCAGATTACGAAAAAAACAAAATTATTGGCGTTAAACGCAACGATTGAAGCGGCAAGGGCGGGCGAAGTGGGTAAAGGTTTCATGATCGTGGCGGAGGAAGTAAAGGGCGTATCCCAACAAGTCGAGGAATTATCGCAAGCCATGACCGTTCGCACCGAGGTGATCATGAAAAATGTCGCTAAAAGCTACGGTGTGCTCAAGGAAGTTGCTACCATCGATATGAATGCCAATTTAGAAGCCAAAGAAACGTTAGATGCCCTAATGAAGGGCTTAACACAGCAAAACCAAAAAACCATGGAAGTGATGCAATCTTCGGCCAATACCTCCCTTGAAATAGCCCAAAGCATCCAAGGCATGGTGGTCAACCTGCAATTCCAGGACAAAAACACGCAGATGATGGATAATGCGGTTCGCATTGTAAACAAGTGTCTGTCTTTATTCGATTTCTGTCGCCGCTTCGACCGGCGCGATACTTCGCTTATTCAGCGTATGGCCGATTCCATCCTTGCTGTCATAACGCTGGGCGAAATCAAGCAGCGTTATGCCACCAAAATGCGCGACGATAATTTCCTGCCAGACATCGTCATCGTGTCCACGGACATGCAAACAGGCAGCGATAATATCGATTTATTTTAGGGGAAGGCCAGCATGGAAACAATCGCGCAAAGCTCAAATGGAATTCACAGCGTGCATCTGCATGGCCGCTTCACCTTTAACGATAATCCGGAGTTCCGTGAAGCGGTACTGGATAAAATCAGCACCCCCGACATCACAAAAATTACGTTGCACTTGGAACGGGTGGAGTTTGTGGATTCGGCGGCTCTTGGCATGCTTCTTCTTGCGCATGACGAAGCAAAAAAACACAACAAGCAACTGTTGATACAAGGGGTGTCCGGGCAAGTGAAACGCATCTTTGACATGGCGTGTTTCCATCAGTTCTTCAGCTATTAAACAAGTCATACATGAGTGTGGGGGAGCCGGTGTCCGAACTCTACCAGTCCACTATTTTGATCGTCGATGACGATGCCATCAGTCGTTTTTTAATTGAAAAAACGTTGAAAGATCGAGGGTTTAGTCAAATTTATTCTGTGGATAGTGGCGTGAAAGCAATGACACAGCTCGATCGCATACAGCCGGACCTGATTATCCTCGATATTTTTATGGTGGGATTAAACGGCCTTGACTGCTGCAAATGGATTCGCACACAGTCAAAACAGAAAAATATGCCGATTCTAATGCTGACTTCGCTCACCGATGAAAAAATGCGCTTTCAGGCATTTGAAGCCGGCGCCAGTGATTTCGTTAACAAGCCGCTTCACTCAGAGGAGCTCTATGCGCGAGTGAAAGTGCATTTGGAGAACCGATTGGCGATGAAAAGCCTGGAGCGCTATAAAAAGCGTTTGGAGTTGGAGTTAAAAAGCGCCAGCGAGTTACAATCCACCATTTTGCCATCCGAGATGGAAATGGAAGAGATGCGAAAAAATTGCAAGCTGGATATCGCGGCGCATTTGAATACCTCTTCCGAAATCGGCGGCGATTTTTGGGGTATGAAGCGGTTGTTCCCACATCAGACGGCATTCTGGATGGTGGATTTCTCAGGTCACGGAGTCACGGCAGCGCTTAATGCGTTTCGCTTGCAAGCGTATATAATGGAGCATTCCGAATGCGCAGCCCGGCCTGGCGATTATCTCTCTCACTTGAATGACAAGCTGTTGCATTTGCTGATACGCGGTTATTTTGCCACCATGTTTTATGGCATCCTTGATACAAAGGGAAACAAACTGCATTATGCCTGCGCCTGCAGCCCGCACCCACTGATTCTGCGTAAAAATGGCAACGTAGAGATGATCGACGGTACAGGGGCGCCGCTTGGCATCTGCCTGCAGTTCTATGAAACGAAGAGCATCGATTTCAAGCCCGGTGATACGTTTATGCTCTATAGCGACGCGTTAACCGAAACACCCAACGCTTCAGGAAAATGTATCAGCGAAGAGGAAATGAAAACTGTCCTTGCAGGGCAAAAAAATGAGCCTGCATTAAAAATGAAAGAATCAATGCTTAACCATTTCAGTCGGCATATTTCTCTGCCGGCAGAGGATGACTTAAGCCTGACCTTCATCCGACGCATGGATTAACGCTATGGCAAACATCGCCCGGTATTATATCAAGGATGCGGAAGAGATTTTCCCTCTCGCCCGGCATATTGCGAAAGATTTACCAAATTCACTCGATGTGATGATCGGTATCTACGAGCTTTTGCTCAACGCAGTGGAGCACGGCAACCTTGGCATGGATAGGGATACAAAAAGCACGCTATTGCGTAACGGTTCTTTTGGTAAAGAGCTGAATCAACGGCTGGCACTGCCGGAAAACAAGGAAAAATATATTGAGATTAAATGTGAACGGGACGGATGTTTTATCCGGCTATCCATCCGTGACCAAGGCAAAGGGTTCGATTGGCATCAGCGGATGAATATACCGACGGATCACCGATCGCTTCATGGCCGTGGATTGCTGATTGCCAAGCAATGCGGTTTCGATGCGATTGCGTTTAATGAATTAGGAAATGCCGTCACATGCTTTGCAAGCAACAAGACAGAGCCTGCCCCAAATGCATGCAATTATGCCGCCAATGCGCCCGCTTGCGAGAAAATCCAATGCGCTAGGCGCCCTAGTTTGATATCGTGAAGTAGAAAACGCTTCCCTTTTCTGGCTCGGATTCCACCCCGATTATGCCTCCATGCTTTTCCACGATACGCTTGCAGATGGCGAGTCCAATCCCGGTCCCCATATATTCATTGCGCGCATGCAGCTGCCGGAAGGGTTCAAAAATCTGCGTGGTATATTCAGGCGCCATACCGATGCCGTTGTCCTTCACTTCAAAGCGCCAGTAATTCTCTTGTTCTTTCACACTGACATGAACCTGTGGCAGCGTATCCTTTGCATGGAATTTAATCGCGTTCCCCACCAGATTTTGCAGAAGGCGCATAAGCTGAATAGGGTTGCCCATCACCTCCGGCAACGCGTCATGCGTTATGCTGGCCCGGTGTTCGGCAATGAATGACGCCAGATTCTCCTTCACTTGCCGCATCTGGTCTTCCATGCTGACCTTGCTGTAGCGCATCTCCTCATTGCCGATACGGGCATATTCAAGAAGGTCGCCCACCATGCTATGCATACGCATGGCGGATTCATTGATGACTCCGATATATTCCTGCCCGCCTGAATCCAATTGGCGCGCATATTCTTTCTTGAGCAGTGCGGCAAAATTAGCGATGAGGCGGAGAGGCCCGCGCAAATCATGCGAAGCTACATAAGCGAAGCGCTCCAGTTCGGTATTGGATTCGGCCAGCTTGTCCATGAGATGTCGTTGCATTTCCTCAGCTTGCTTGCGATGGGTGATATCTTCCAGGCTTCCTGCCATGCGCAGCGGTTTTCCTTCTTGGCTCCAAGCAGCCTGGCCGCTTGCGTGATACCAATGCCATTCCCCGTTTTTGGTTCTCATACGATACTCGGTATCGTAGGGCCCTTCCTGCGCCAGATGCGCCTGGAGCTTTTCCAGTGTCGGAGCGAGATCATCCGGATGCACCCGGCTTTCCCACTCTGGAAACTGGTCTGAAATTTCATTGTGATGGTAACCAAGAAGTTCTTTAAGACGGTCGGAAAAATTTAAACGATTTGTAACGATATCCCAATCCCACAATCCAATTCCCGTTCCCTTCCAGCCGAGTTGCAAGCCTTCCTCACTGCGTCTAAGAGCCTCTTCCTGCGCTTTTTGCAGCGAAATATCTTGAATAATGGTGGTTATGTATAGCGGCGTCCCTGTTGCGTCTTTATGCAGCACCAATGTCTGCAAAACAGGTATTTCCCTGCCATCCTGGTGTAAAAGTATATTCTCGCCCTTCCAAACCCCTTTTTCCATTACTTTGGGCAGCACTTTTTCTTTCATGCGTTCAAACGCGAAAGCTGGATGCATGTCGGCTATTTTCAGCTTCGACATATCGAAATCATCCGGTAGGCCGACCATTTTCTTGGCGCTAGGATTGTGGTATTGTAGATTGCCTTCCATATCCGCCATACCGATGAATTCGGAGGATTCCTCAATCACCGCAATCAGTTTAGCGGTTTCCTGCTCCAGCTTTTTGCGTTCGGTAATGTCACGGAACATGCCCATATAGAGCGTGCGGCCGGGAATCTTTACCTCGCTAACCCGCAGATCAATATCGAAAATCATCCCGTCCTTTCGTTTGCCTTTAACCTCGCGGCCAATGCCAATGATTTTCCGCACACCTGTTTGCTGATAGTTTTTCAGGTAGCCATCATGCTCCCTGTGATAAGGCTCTGGCATAAGAATCTTTACGTTCTTTCCCATCACTTCGGCAGCTTCATACCCAAACAATATTTCACATGCCGAATTGAATTCTTCGATTTGCCCTTGGCCATTAATTAACACAATGCCATCTGCTGCATCTTGCATTGCGGCACGTAACTTCGCTTTGCGCTCTTTCAACAAACGATCGCTTAGCTGTAACCTTAGAAGCAGAATAAGCGAAAACACCGCAAAACTTGAGATAAGCAACCCGGCGATCAGCACCACCCAAGGCAGGCGCGTGATCGTTTGTCTTTCTAAAGATTCAGTAGGTTGAACATGTAATACCCAGTTGGGTGTAATGTCGCTTTCGAGCGATAAAGATACTTTATAAGGATGGTTCGGATCAACCGACGTAGACATAGAAAAAATAGTTTCATCATTCTGTGATGCACTCAGAAAAATTCGTGCATTTAATGCAGATGTGAGAAGGGTTTGAAAAAATTTCTCCACGTCTAGGACTGCAATCATTACTCCGTCATTAGCTTGGCCATGATATAACGAAAAAGAAATAATATATGTTTTGGTATCGGAAGAAAGGCCACCCGTTCCAATATTTAGTGGGATGTTTCTATCCTTTATGTTTTTCATGGATAAAGCGGCATGTTCGGTAATATGCGCCATCATTTTAGAAAAATCGGCATTATGCGCCTTTGTTTCCTTCCAAACAGCTTTTCCTGACGGATCAAACCGGATCAGCGCCCTGAGGTAAGGATACGTTTGCAAATAGGCGCGGCTATCGCTTCTCCAAAGGGATTCTGGCGTTCCACCCGCGGATTGCCAGCGCCGGCTGATGCGCCACAAAGCTTGATGTATGTCCATGAATTGCCGCTCGGTTTCCCGCGTCAAATGCTCTGCTTCCGCCTGCACAATCGACTTTAGATGAGCATGTTCCTGGCTGTGCAGGGCATATGCCATGGAAAGGGCGACGACAACGAGCCCGATGCCCATCGGCAGCGGCATCCAAAAGGCATTCCCTAATTTCCTCCATGCATATGTCAGCGTCGCCATCCCTAACAGCATGAAGCAAAACGCCGTATGGATGGCCATACCCGCGAAATCTTTCCAGCCATAGGCGGCTTCCACCTGGCTTACATATCCCAGCAAAGGCACAATGCCTAAAGCGGTGGCCAGACTGGCCGCCAGAAGTCCGGTAAAGGCGCTAAGGCCTCGCAGAGCCGTGGCGACGCAAACCGTAAGCGCTATATTTAAGAAAAGGAATGCGGCAGCGGTATTGGGGGCCATGCGCCCGATCGCTGTTGTGCCTGCCGCAGTAAAAGGCTCAATAAATAGTGTATCTATGCCGTAACTGGCGCCGGTGGCATACTGCATAAGCGTTAACCCGGCCAAGAGGCCGGATAAGCCAGCTGGTAACAATGCACTGCGCCGCCACTTGGTGTTTAATAATACCAGGGAGAGACAGCTTCCTAAAAAACACAAAGCCGTATTGAACTGCATAGCGGGGAATTCCGGGTGGATTTGCACTAGCGGCAGGTTTTTTGTCAGCCAGCCCCCCAGAACCAGCAGGGCGAT encodes the following:
- a CDS encoding chemotaxis protein CheW; this encodes MNEATDSHLSAQQFLTFTIGQEEYGVDIMTVREIKGWQETTRLPNTPDFMRGVMNLRGLIIPIFDLRMRFHQHLTEATLKHVVIILALGERNIGILVDTVSDILDVSSEQIKPPPGAEDNANTDYINGLISLEDRMVVLLGVEHLFDPATTQRVAA
- a CDS encoding PAS domain-containing protein yields the protein MFSLSRTAEIQEMKARLEALDQSQTMIEMDMAGHIMNANSNFLDLLGYNLREVQGKKLSQLLKHVGSKADTVQQEVLAKIQSGETCSRKLRFNTRDDKECWMFGQLMPVLDAQSKPCKALGILQDWNEQHKILEETEELRVFKSTANLTSIVSEADLKGDIVTINDKFLEVSKYPAKELIGHGHNTTRHPDMPKEVFKEMWDTISRGETFRGVVKNRAKDGTPYWVDAVISPVLGENGKPKKYIGIRYDITNLEMERRTAASVFEAIGKSQAVIEFNMDGTIITANENFQNALGYTLDEIKGKHHRMFVDRTYGSSNEYRQFWDSLNRGEYQQAEYKRFGKGGKEIWIQATYSPILDINGKPYKVIKFATDITQMVLTRTENEQGMNEAVKVLTGIASGNLTQKMELDYQGTFGEIKNAVNATVDKLYDMVKGIIEAAQSVNSAASEIASGSTDLSQRTEEQASSLEETAASMEQLTGTVRQNSENAKNANELSTSANQVATDGGKVVEEAVSAMGSIEKSSQKISDIIGVIDEIAFQTNLLALNAAVEAARAGDAGKGFAVVAAEVRSLAGRSASASKEIKTLINESANQVKTGAELVNKAGSTLKDIVGSVQKVASIVSEIASASQEQASGIDEINTAVTQMDETTQQNAALVEQNTAAAQSMVEQAQALEGLMAFFTIDNSEEPAALVKPAIEIKSFERRANSPLRKPAAKPKAANKSSAAKVLKMAGASSADDSWQEF
- a CDS encoding chemotaxis protein CheR, encoding MSNTAIFRSEREFAFGEREFRFLGQLVHDHTGIVLAAHKRDMVYSRLARRLRALDLKDFASYCELLQSPEGAAEMSNLVNAITTNLTSFFREGHHFEHLREQVLKPMANKSEKHLRIWSSACSSGMEPYSIAMVMKAAIANIASWDARILATDIDTNMVEKGKAGIYPKSELENIPTTYRSMLDIDGQHLSMSPALKELIAFKYLNLLDTWPMKGQFDAVFCRNVVIYFDKPTQAKLFSRIADHIKPGGWLYIGHSENLTNICDRFELRGRTIYRRIK
- the cheD gene encoding chemoreceptor glutamine deamidase CheD, encoding MLERRKNDELPVDTYFHGTKRFHDAKEGIDVVKIFSGDWYVTKNCEMLATILGSCVAACIRDPIAHVGGMNHFLLPGDENTAVLSDAARYGVFAMESLINGILKAGGRKDRLEIKVFGGGNVINNSARIGSKNAAFIRSFLSKEGFTIASQDLEGDYPRRVHYYPQTGKALVRALKRREDMAVVQEEARYTRSINAKPIEGNIELF
- the cheB gene encoding chemotaxis-specific protein-glutamate methyltransferase CheB; this encodes MKPITVLIVDDSALIRQMFTELLSSEPDIQVLDTACDPLEAREKIKRLNPDVLTLDIEMPKMDGLSFLEKIMALRPMPVIMISSLTQRGADATLRALEIGAFDAIAKPVEHQTEKTIALLKNELVAKVRAAASARIQRRVRTSPLEASGIIPFYPAIGARHVIAIGASTGGVETLKDIFQRLPGNAPPIVVTQHMPERFTRSFASRLDSVSQMCVMEAADGDRLATGHAYIAPGDRHLKVIRKGGELICKLEDGPNVSGHKPSVDVLFHSVAEAAGPQAVGVILTGMGKDGAVGLKAMRDHGAFTIGQNEASCVVYGMPAVAMKIGAVQIEKSLIDIPKTLLQHCEKREERP
- a CDS encoding anti-sigma factor antagonist (This anti-anti-sigma factor, or anti-sigma factor antagonist, belongs to a family that includes characterized members SpoIIAA, RsbV, RsfA, and RsfB.) is translated as METIAQSSNGIHSVHLHGRFTFNDNPEFREAVLDKISTPDITKITLHLERVEFVDSAALGMLLLAHDEAKKHNKQLLIQGVSGQVKRIFDMACFHQFFSY
- a CDS encoding SpoIIE family protein phosphatase, producing MSVGEPVSELYQSTILIVDDDAISRFLIEKTLKDRGFSQIYSVDSGVKAMTQLDRIQPDLIILDIFMVGLNGLDCCKWIRTQSKQKNMPILMLTSLTDEKMRFQAFEAGASDFVNKPLHSEELYARVKVHLENRLAMKSLERYKKRLELELKSASELQSTILPSEMEMEEMRKNCKLDIAAHLNTSSEIGGDFWGMKRLFPHQTAFWMVDFSGHGVTAALNAFRLQAYIMEHSECAARPGDYLSHLNDKLLHLLIRGYFATMFYGILDTKGNKLHYACACSPHPLILRKNGNVEMIDGTGAPLGICLQFYETKSIDFKPGDTFMLYSDALTETPNASGKCISEEEMKTVLAGQKNEPALKMKESMLNHFSRHISLPAEDDLSLTFIRRMD
- a CDS encoding PAS domain S-box protein; translated protein: MEKVRQRLKITGLAFIWGASGLCAAIALLVLGGWLTKNLPLVQIHPEFPAMQFNTALCFLGSCLSLVLLNTKWRRSALLPAGLSGLLAGLTLMQYATGASYGIDTLFIEPFTAAGTTAIGRMAPNTAAAFLFLNIALTVCVATALRGLSAFTGLLAASLATALGIVPLLGYVSQVEAAYGWKDFAGMAIHTAFCFMLLGMATLTYAWRKLGNAFWMPLPMGIGLVVVALSMAYALHSQEHAHLKSIVQAEAEHLTRETERQFMDIHQALWRISRRWQSAGGTPESLWRSDSRAYLQTYPYLRALIRFDPSGKAVWKETKAHNADFSKMMAHITEHAALSMKNIKDRNIPLNIGTGGLSSDTKTYIISFSLYHGQANDGVMIAVLDVEKFFQTLLTSALNARIFLSASQNDETIFSMSTSVDPNHPYKVSLSLESDITPNWVLHVQPTESLERQTITRLPWVVLIAGLLISSFAVFSLILLLRLQLSDRLLKERKAKLRAAMQDAADGIVLINGQGQIEEFNSACEILFGYEAAEVMGKNVKILMPEPYHREHDGYLKNYQQTGVRKIIGIGREVKGKRKDGMIFDIDLRVSEVKIPGRTLYMGMFRDITERKKLEQETAKLIAVIEESSEFIGMADMEGNLQYHNPSAKKMVGLPDDFDMSKLKIADMHPAFAFERMKEKVLPKVMEKGVWKGENILLHQDGREIPVLQTLVLHKDATGTPLYITTIIQDISLQKAQEEALRRSEEGLQLGWKGTGIGLWDWDIVTNRLNFSDRLKELLGYHHNEISDQFPEWESRVHPDDLAPTLEKLQAHLAQEGPYDTEYRMRTKNGEWHWYHASGQAAWSQEGKPLRMAGSLEDITHRKQAEEMQRHLMDKLAESNTELERFAYVASHDLRGPLRLIANFAALLKKEYARQLDSGGQEYIGVINESAMRMHSMVGDLLEYARIGNEEMRYSKVSMEDQMRQVKENLASFIAEHRASITHDALPEVMGNPIQLMRLLQNLVGNAIKFHAKDTLPQVHVSVKEQENYWRFEVKDNGIGMAPEYTTQIFEPFRQLHARNEYMGTGIGLAICKRIVEKHGGIIGVESEPEKGSVFYFTISN